A DNA window from Aminipila luticellarii contains the following coding sequences:
- a CDS encoding NAD(P)/FAD-dependent oxidoreductase, translated as MNKYDIIIAGAGASGVFLSYELTKLDNKAKILMLDKGAPLEKRICPIKLGKTDNCIKCEPCHIMNGYGGAGTLSDGKYNITTKFGGDLHTYIGQEKAMELMEYVDEVLCSFGGADAKLYSTGNSDLKTTALRNNLNLLDAKVRHLGTDRNVQILERICNYTKERVEMEFYATVTEVAQNPDGTFSVKTNKGEEYQCDDLVLATGRSGSKWISGICDQMHIGLEQNRVDIGVRVELPAEIFKHITDEVYESKIVYKTDKYNDMVRTFCMNPYGEVVAENTNGIVTVNGHSYADPSLRTENTNFALLVSNKLTAPFKDSNEYGESIARLSNMLGGGVLMQRFGDLVKGRRSSERRMEKCFTRPTLKATPGDLSLVLPKRQLDNIIEMIYALDKIAPGTANEDTLLYGVEVKFYNSRVEVNENLETKIKGLYALGDGSGVTHSLSQASASGVHLGRILAEKYSK; from the coding sequence AGATAAAGGGGCGCCTCTTGAGAAAAGAATATGCCCTATTAAGCTTGGAAAAACAGATAATTGCATTAAATGTGAACCCTGTCACATTATGAACGGATATGGCGGAGCGGGAACCTTATCGGATGGAAAATACAACATTACGACCAAGTTCGGCGGAGACCTGCATACGTACATAGGTCAGGAAAAAGCCATGGAGCTTATGGAGTATGTGGACGAGGTCCTTTGCAGCTTCGGAGGGGCGGACGCCAAGCTTTATTCCACGGGAAATTCCGATTTAAAGACGACGGCCTTGAGGAATAATTTGAATCTGCTGGATGCAAAGGTAAGACATCTGGGAACAGACCGAAATGTTCAGATTCTGGAGAGAATCTGTAACTACACGAAAGAACGGGTCGAAATGGAATTTTATGCAACCGTTACGGAGGTCGCCCAAAATCCGGATGGGACCTTTAGCGTTAAGACCAATAAAGGAGAAGAATATCAGTGCGACGATCTGGTTTTGGCAACTGGGCGTTCCGGCTCCAAATGGATTTCAGGCATCTGTGATCAGATGCATATCGGGCTGGAGCAGAACCGCGTGGATATAGGCGTTCGAGTGGAGCTGCCCGCTGAAATTTTCAAGCACATTACAGACGAAGTATACGAGAGTAAGATTGTTTATAAGACGGATAAGTATAACGATATGGTGCGGACCTTCTGTATGAACCCTTATGGAGAGGTCGTGGCGGAAAACACCAACGGAATTGTGACCGTAAACGGACACAGCTATGCAGACCCGTCTCTTCGAACAGAGAATACGAACTTCGCCCTTTTGGTCTCCAATAAGCTGACAGCTCCTTTTAAAGACAGCAACGAATACGGGGAATCCATAGCCCGACTGTCCAATATGCTGGGCGGCGGAGTCCTGATGCAGCGATTCGGGGATCTGGTGAAGGGAAGAAGAAGCAGTGAAAGGCGTATGGAAAAATGCTTTACAAGACCGACCTTGAAGGCAACGCCGGGAGACCTTAGTCTGGTGCTGCCTAAGAGACAGCTGGACAATATCATTGAAATGATTTATGCGCTGGACAAGATTGCCCCGGGAACGGCCAATGAAGATACCCTTCTTTATGGCGTGGAAGTAAAATTTTACAATTCACGGGTAGAGGTCAATGAAAATCTTGAGACGAAGATAAAGGGCCTGTATGCCTTGGGAGATGGCTCCGGTGTGACCCACTCGCTCTCGCAGGCTTCAGCCAGCGGCGTTCACCTGGGTCGAATTTTAGCAGAAAAATATTCAAAATAA
- a CDS encoding PAS domain-containing protein, with product MSNIGIAVVDITASNVHKLLYANQNYYVTRKYQPEELKAAYQNNVWELLDAESRIQMNILIEEALKYQKNTLNFDIKVRCKDGGYKCLLCKGKLICNPERVTMNIVETDITDVSQNLAAGIL from the coding sequence ATGAGTAATATAGGAATTGCGGTAGTGGATATAACCGCATCAAATGTGCACAAATTGTTGTATGCGAATCAGAATTATTATGTGACCAGAAAATATCAGCCGGAGGAGTTGAAGGCTGCGTATCAGAATAATGTATGGGAGCTGCTGGATGCAGAAAGCAGAATCCAGATGAACATATTAATTGAGGAGGCATTGAAGTATCAAAAAAATACACTGAATTTTGATATAAAGGTCAGGTGCAAGGATGGGGGATATAAATGCCTGCTTTGCAAGGGAAAATTAATATGCAATCCGGAACGCGTCACGATGAATATCGTAGAAACGGATATAACTGATGTGAGTCAGAACCTGGCAGCGGGTATTTTATAG
- the flgC gene encoding flagellar basal body rod protein FlgC has protein sequence MSFLNSMNISASALTAQRQRLDIISENVANIDTTRTEAGGPYRRKMVVFEDKAGDVSFKDSLNQAILEKDEDGKMIRRDYSPGVRVSGIIEDQSDFKTEYNPEHPDADANGYVRLPNVNMLEETIDSMAATRSYQANVTVLNAVKMMAQKALEIGK, from the coding sequence TTGTCGTTCTTAAATTCTATGAATATAAGCGCCTCCGCATTGACTGCACAGAGGCAGAGGCTGGATATTATTTCTGAGAATGTGGCGAACATCGACACAACGCGGACGGAAGCCGGGGGACCCTATCGACGAAAAATGGTAGTGTTTGAAGATAAGGCCGGAGACGTTTCCTTTAAAGATTCTCTCAATCAGGCCATCCTTGAAAAGGATGAAGATGGAAAAATGATCCGGCGGGACTATTCGCCGGGAGTACGGGTCAGCGGCATTATTGAAGATCAGAGCGATTTTAAGACCGAATATAATCCAGAACACCCCGATGCGGATGCAAACGGATATGTAAGACTTCCCAACGTAAATATGCTGGAAGAAACCATTGACAGCATGGCCGCTACGAGATCCTATCAGGCGAATGTTACGGTTTTGAACGCCGTAAAAATGATGGCACAGAAGGCACTGGAGATTGGTAAATAA
- the fliE gene encoding flagellar hook-basal body complex protein FliE produces the protein MFIDPIQTLNSIADISRLNKADGSDKLVNSTNDITDAGSAQGAQIPFKTVYEEAIQDVINTDQQVNVDAQALATGKSDNLHQYSIDIAKAQLSINLLAELRNKALDSYNEIMRMSV, from the coding sequence ATGTTTATAGATCCTATACAGACACTGAACAGCATTGCGGATATAAGCCGGTTAAACAAAGCGGACGGCAGCGACAAGCTTGTAAACAGCACAAATGATATCACTGATGCCGGATCAGCGCAGGGTGCGCAGATTCCATTCAAGACCGTGTATGAAGAAGCCATTCAGGATGTCATTAACACCGATCAGCAGGTAAATGTGGATGCTCAAGCGCTGGCAACTGGAAAAAGCGACAACTTGCATCAATATAGTATCGACATCGCAAAAGCTCAGCTGTCGATTAACCTTTTGGCTGAATTGAGGAATAAGGCTCTTGATTCATACAATGAAATCATGCGTATGAGTGTGTAA